In the genome of Anthonomus grandis grandis chromosome 15, icAntGran1.3, whole genome shotgun sequence, the window CGGTTACTGATCACAACACTTTGATGGTGCAGATTTAACTTATATTGGGTCCATGTCCAGTTGGTGTGGTGGCCATAGTAATGCTACTAGTGCTAGTAGCTAGCTTTGATGGTTGCGCAAGTGAAGTTTTTCTTATCGGAACAGTTTCTGGGGTAGGAATGGCTTCGCCTGTCTGGAAAATGGGTACTTTCAAGGGTGGTTTATTAATTCCACCCATTTTCTGTTTGGCCATTTGGTAGTCTCCAGAATCAAAGAATTTCTGACCTATAGAATAAACTTTAAGTATATTTCCGTAAAAAGAATTGggagataaaataaataaataatgtcatttattaagaataataacaCAATTAGATTATTAAATCTTAAAGGGCGAATTCTAGCTTGTTTACTCACTAAACCGCTACTCTTAAATTAACCCTTAAATTATACACGCATTTATTAAAtgtctataagaaaaaataaataaatactaatacgCCCTCCTATACCAATAATTAATACTACAATCTACTAAAAGGTGAACcatgaattttataatatgcaatgtAAAATTGTAATCTTAGTCCAACtgcaaaaaaaactaactacACATTTTGATGAAACATCAAcacattctttatattttttcggaaaatggagattatagaaaaaaattataaaaattattatacagagtgtctactataaaaaccgccaaactttaagaggtatataaaattaatataacatttgaaaattttcaatttttgtggttttttttcttttgcccatgatattgctgtgaaaacaaatagctatcacaaaaataagtatatcattggaaagtaTATTAagtgcagtagtttttgctgaaaaaaaaacatgtccctattcactaaattttagaaaaacgacaacaaagaagataccactaattttgcacattttccaaataacatttacatttaacttaacacccggtataaaaaaattctcaaaaacttaaatacacccatcttatagcaaatttaattctctttcagatggtatatctaaattttatgtggtggtaagaataagggtatatatttttgtttatatgagaaaaaaaacaaagaaatttgataaaatcaaaaaatgttaaatactacaagaactaacaacttttcgaaaaaatgttatatgacttttttgttgcaaatgacttgtttaatcacttcttaaagtttggcggtttttatagtagacaccttgtataataaCACAGCTATGAACGAAAAACTTCTCTAAAATAATGCAGTAGTATGTTGTGGCATAATTAACTTGTTTCTAACTGTCAAAGAGCGCCGATGGGTCTCAtccctaaatattaatttcgatCTTAAGTATAAAGGCAAGTTTGTATctagaattttataaataaacattaaaagaagATACTTAAACAAATTCTCGACATTCAGCCAATTCAACTGTTGTA includes:
- the LOC126744918 gene encoding cAMP-regulated phosphoprotein 19 yields the protein MSQEQQEGIQENEGEAPASPQELEKMEEAKLKAKYPVMTGSGLGRGGHSAFLQKRLAKGQKFFDSGDYQMAKQKMGGINKPPLKVPIFQTGEAIPTPETVPIRKTSLAQPSKLATSTSSITMATTPTGHGPNIS